The following are encoded in a window of Saccharothrix longispora genomic DNA:
- a CDS encoding glycosyl transferase, whose product MDERDPAAEIGPGVLSRAASVVYWFLVVEVLLVLTTAPGLLLVPLLAGDAGNAPLVALCFAPVGPALSAALFAWRVFLTDRDLSPARHFLRGYRLNWLDVLRWWLPVLAALAVIGFTLANLRFAGVPTGYGAVLVVVAVGLLVWSSNALVLSSALSLRTRDTARLASYYLAARPLAALGALSLLIAAGGVAALVSDRLLLLLAAPFTLALLRNAEPVLRDATGRFTA is encoded by the coding sequence GTGGACGAGCGCGACCCCGCCGCCGAGATCGGTCCCGGCGTCCTGTCCCGCGCCGCCTCGGTCGTGTACTGGTTCCTGGTCGTCGAGGTGCTGCTGGTGCTGACCACCGCGCCCGGCCTGCTGCTGGTGCCGCTGCTGGCCGGGGACGCGGGCAACGCGCCGCTGGTCGCGCTGTGCTTCGCCCCGGTCGGCCCGGCGCTGTCCGCGGCGCTGTTCGCGTGGCGGGTGTTCCTCACCGACCGCGACCTGTCCCCCGCCCGGCACTTCCTGCGCGGCTACCGGTTGAACTGGCTGGACGTGCTGCGCTGGTGGCTGCCGGTGCTCGCGGCGCTGGCCGTGATCGGCTTCACCCTGGCGAACCTGCGCTTCGCGGGCGTGCCCACCGGGTACGGCGCGGTGCTGGTGGTCGTCGCGGTCGGCCTGCTGGTGTGGTCGTCCAACGCGCTGGTGCTGTCCTCGGCGCTGTCGCTGCGCACCCGGGACACGGCCCGGCTCGCCTCCTACTACCTGGCCGCCCGCCCGCTGGCCGCGCTCGGCGCGCTGTCCCTGCTCATCGCCGCGGGCGGCGTCGCGGCGCTGGTCTCGGACCGGCTGCTGCTCCTGCTCGCCGCACCGTTCACCCTCGCCCTCCTGCGCAACGCCGAACCGGTGCTGCGCGACGCGACCGGGAGGTTCACCGCGTGA
- a CDS encoding beta-galactosidase, whose amino-acid sequence MNDVHPPAAKIGYGGDYNPEQWPREVWDRDYEAFSLAHVDTVTVGVFAWAHLQPAEDRYDFSTLDAIVERATAEGKRIVQATPSGAMPPWLAHAYPEACRVDFEGRRHVYGQRHNACPSSPAFRRLSVAMASRLAERYGDNPAIVAWHVGNEYGGACYCPLCAAAFREWLRKRYGGLERLNAAWNTTFWSHTFTDWAQVEPPTVLSEHWRGPDHTAFQGITLDYRRFTSDALLGGFVAEKAAIREHVPRTPVTTNFMGLYQPVDYHRWAPHLDFASWDNYPPEDPSASRTAARMALAHGLVRGLRGGAPFWVMEQTPSVTASRDVNAVKRPGVLRLWSWQSVAHGADAVLYFQLRQSRGACEKYHGAVLDHAGRTDTRLFREVAELGREFELVGDAVLGARTPARVALLVDWDSWWAVEMSDGPNRNVRYVDVLAAYHRALWQANALVDVVPVTADLGRYDVVVAPLLHVVKGDLADRVAEVVLRGGTFLTTALSGRVDEDDNAFLADVPGPFAGLLGLRVEETDAQRPDVVNPVVLSGTAHEARHVFEVVVPEDAEVLATYGADFYAGTPAVTRVRRGAGSAWYVATLLDDGGVGAVVDGVLAEHGLAGPLADVPDVEVVERVAPNGTRYAFVLNHGAEQVVTCPFDGVDLLTGRELRSGDDVVLPRTAALVVRCR is encoded by the coding sequence GTGAACGACGTCCACCCCCCGGCGGCGAAGATCGGCTACGGCGGCGACTACAACCCCGAGCAGTGGCCCCGCGAGGTGTGGGACCGCGACTACGAGGCGTTCTCGCTGGCCCACGTCGACACCGTGACGGTCGGCGTGTTCGCGTGGGCCCACCTCCAGCCCGCCGAGGACCGCTACGACTTCTCGACGCTGGACGCGATCGTGGAACGGGCGACCGCCGAGGGCAAGCGGATCGTGCAGGCCACGCCGAGCGGCGCGATGCCGCCGTGGCTGGCCCACGCGTACCCGGAGGCGTGCCGGGTGGACTTCGAGGGCCGGCGGCACGTCTACGGGCAGCGGCACAACGCGTGCCCCTCCTCCCCCGCGTTCCGGCGGCTGTCGGTGGCGATGGCGTCGCGGCTGGCCGAGCGGTACGGCGACAACCCGGCGATCGTGGCCTGGCACGTGGGCAACGAGTACGGCGGGGCGTGCTACTGCCCGCTGTGCGCGGCGGCGTTCCGGGAGTGGCTCCGGAAGCGCTACGGGGGGCTCGAACGGCTCAACGCGGCGTGGAACACGACGTTCTGGTCGCACACGTTCACCGACTGGGCGCAGGTCGAACCGCCGACGGTGCTGTCCGAGCACTGGCGCGGCCCGGACCACACCGCGTTCCAGGGCATCACGCTGGACTACCGGCGGTTCACGTCCGACGCACTGCTGGGCGGGTTCGTCGCGGAGAAGGCGGCGATCCGCGAGCACGTGCCGCGCACGCCGGTCACCACGAACTTCATGGGCCTCTACCAGCCGGTCGACTACCACCGGTGGGCGCCGCACCTGGACTTCGCGTCGTGGGACAACTACCCGCCCGAGGACCCGTCGGCGTCGCGGACGGCGGCCCGGATGGCGCTGGCGCACGGGCTGGTGCGCGGGCTGCGCGGCGGCGCGCCGTTCTGGGTGATGGAGCAGACCCCGTCGGTCACCGCGTCGCGCGACGTGAACGCGGTGAAGCGGCCGGGCGTGCTGCGGCTGTGGTCCTGGCAGTCCGTCGCCCACGGGGCGGACGCGGTGCTGTACTTCCAGCTGCGGCAGTCGCGCGGGGCGTGCGAGAAGTACCACGGCGCGGTGCTCGACCACGCCGGCCGCACCGACACCCGGCTGTTCCGGGAGGTCGCCGAGCTGGGGCGGGAGTTCGAACTGGTCGGTGACGCGGTGCTCGGCGCCCGCACGCCCGCGCGGGTCGCGCTGCTGGTCGACTGGGACAGCTGGTGGGCGGTCGAGATGTCCGACGGCCCCAACCGCAACGTGCGCTACGTCGACGTCCTGGCCGCGTACCACCGGGCGCTGTGGCAGGCCAACGCCCTGGTGGACGTGGTGCCGGTGACGGCGGACCTGGGCCGCTACGACGTCGTGGTCGCGCCGCTGCTGCACGTGGTGAAGGGAGACCTGGCGGACCGGGTCGCCGAGGTGGTGCTGCGGGGCGGGACGTTCCTGACGACGGCGCTGTCCGGGCGGGTGGACGAGGACGACAACGCGTTCCTCGCCGACGTGCCCGGCCCGTTCGCCGGGCTGCTCGGGCTTCGGGTGGAGGAGACCGACGCCCAGCGGCCGGACGTGGTCAACCCGGTGGTGCTCTCCGGCACGGCGCACGAGGCGCGGCACGTGTTCGAGGTGGTCGTGCCGGAGGACGCCGAGGTGCTGGCCACCTACGGCGCGGACTTCTACGCCGGTACGCCGGCCGTGACGCGGGTCCGGCGCGGTGCGGGCAGTGCCTGGTACGTGGCGACCCTGTTGGACGACGGAGGGGTGGGGGCAGTGGTGGACGGGGTGCTCGCCGAGCACGGGCTGGCCGGTCCGCTGGCCGACGTGCCGGACGTCGAGGTGGTCGAGCGGGTGGCGCCGAACGGCACCCGGTACGCGTTCGTGCTCAACCACGGCGCGGAGCAGGTGGTGACGTGCCCGTTCGACGGCGTGGACCTGCTCACCGGGCGGGAACTGCGGTCGGGGGACGACGTGGTGCTCCCCCGGACCGCCGCGCTCGTGGTCCGCTGCCGGTGA
- a CDS encoding DUF5980 family protein, with protein sequence MKSVHRAAGLVLGLVSTLAGASQAAAAPSTGTTWTLRDIGTQQTCVTSDFGHPGQYFLVPVHGTWTRQLTAEVRDLPPGSRSGTTPIAPGSDYDNGIVAGVHTPLAPAPVGVYAAYLWVSDGVDTRTAPITITVRERC encoded by the coding sequence GTGAAATCGGTTCACCGCGCGGCCGGTCTGGTGCTGGGTCTGGTGTCGACGCTGGCCGGGGCCTCCCAAGCGGCGGCGGCGCCCTCCACCGGCACCACGTGGACCTTGCGCGACATCGGGACCCAGCAGACGTGCGTGACCTCCGACTTCGGCCACCCCGGCCAGTACTTCCTCGTCCCGGTGCACGGCACGTGGACGAGGCAGCTCACGGCCGAGGTGCGCGACCTGCCGCCGGGCTCCCGCTCCGGCACCACGCCGATCGCCCCGGGGTCGGACTACGACAACGGCATCGTCGCCGGTGTCCACACGCCGCTGGCGCCGGCCCCGGTCGGCGTGTACGCCGCGTACCTGTGGGTCTCGGACGGCGTCGACACCCGCACCGCGCCGATCACCATCACCGTGCGGGAGCGCTGCTGA
- a CDS encoding DUF1963 domain-containing protein produces the protein MIRELRDRLGPFRDEALARGIPADDVERWSALARPCATLTAHGDGPVVGRFGGPLLLPADAPDPAHPFVASLDLAALPADATDLPLPPDGHLLLFAELEHEYDPAERGGVVHVPAGAAVAERDGRGTGDAEYPRGPLRLRIDVSLPYHEAVALPDDQGHGPLPGHPRSEDLVEAWNSTHDDIAPWGSLQLGGYSAEEAVFTDPVADAVSDAVRSVREDRWTGPVSADPADWVLLADWDAGMDVTGWEGAVVHWVVQRDDLVARRFDRVFTTFFWNP, from the coding sequence ATGATCCGAGAACTGCGGGACCGACTGGGCCCGTTCCGCGACGAGGCGCTCGCGCGCGGCATCCCCGCCGACGACGTGGAGCGCTGGTCGGCCCTCGCCCGCCCCTGCGCGACGCTGACCGCGCACGGCGACGGACCGGTCGTGGGCCGGTTCGGCGGGCCGCTCCTGCTCCCGGCCGACGCCCCCGACCCCGCCCATCCCTTCGTCGCCTCCCTCGACCTCGCGGCCCTGCCCGCCGACGCGACGGACCTGCCCCTGCCGCCCGACGGCCACCTGCTGCTGTTCGCCGAACTGGAGCACGAGTACGACCCCGCCGAGCGGGGCGGCGTGGTCCACGTGCCCGCCGGCGCGGCCGTGGCGGAGCGGGACGGGCGGGGCACCGGGGACGCGGAGTACCCCCGGGGGCCGCTGCGGCTGCGGATCGACGTGTCGCTGCCGTACCACGAGGCGGTCGCGCTCCCCGACGACCAGGGGCACGGGCCGCTGCCCGGCCACCCCCGCAGCGAGGACCTCGTCGAGGCCTGGAACAGCACGCACGACGACATCGCCCCCTGGGGGTCGTTGCAGCTCGGCGGGTACTCCGCGGAGGAGGCGGTGTTCACGGACCCGGTCGCCGACGCGGTGTCCGACGCCGTGCGGTCGGTGCGGGAGGACCGGTGGACCGGACCGGTGTCGGCCGACCCGGCGGACTGGGTGCTCCTGGCCGACTGGGACGCGGGCATGGACGTGACGGGGTGGGAGGGAGCCGTCGTGCACTGGGTGGTCCAGCGCGACGACCTGGTGGCGCGGCGCTTCGACCGCGTGTTCACCACGTTCTTCTGGAACCCCTGA
- a CDS encoding alpha-glucuronidase: MASTASTEHRTDPAWLPAAAFRPLGARRVRVAGDGPLVGTVRAEVAAAVAGHGGALVADGPVDLDLVAADGDGEAFTVERTGGTTIVRAEGGPGLLYGLHHVVRRGEAAFDGDLPAERHAPRRAIRMLDHWDNIDVDPLMGQVERGYAGGSIFYADGGVRADLGRVAAYARLLGSIGVNRVALNNVNVHRTEARLLTDLLPDVARLAEVFRPHGVAVHLSVGFAAPITLGGLPTADPLDPAVREWWERTTAAVYAAIPDFGGYVVKADSEGQPGPFAYGRDHADGANALARALEPHGGTVFWRAFVYDHRQDWRDRGTDRARAAHDHFAPLDGAFDDNVVLQVKYGPMDFQVREPVSPVFAAMPGTRLAAEFQVTQEYTGQQKHVCHLVPQWSEVLGFGLRGGEPVADLVDGVVAVSNVGDDEFWTGHPLAQANLFGFGRLAWDDRLDPAAVLDEWIGLTFEDPSVRGPLHEVLDGSWHTYERYTAPLGVGFMVNPGHHYGPSVDGYEYTQWGTYHFADRDGVGVDRTRATGTGFTGQYPAPWREVYESVGSCPDELLLFFHHVPYDHVLRSGKTVVQHIYDAHFAGVEEVGRMREAWATLEGRVPAALFDRVTALLAEQARCATEWRDQVNTYFLRKSGVPDERGRRIF, translated from the coding sequence GTGGCGAGCACAGCGAGCACCGAGCACCGGACCGATCCCGCCTGGCTGCCCGCGGCGGCGTTCCGGCCCCTGGGGGCGCGGCGGGTCCGGGTGGCCGGCGACGGGCCGCTGGTGGGCACGGTGCGCGCCGAGGTGGCGGCGGCGGTCGCCGGGCACGGCGGCGCGTTGGTCGCCGACGGCCCGGTGGACCTCGACCTGGTCGCCGCCGACGGCGACGGCGAGGCGTTCACCGTCGAACGGACCGGCGGCACCACGATCGTCCGCGCCGAGGGCGGCCCCGGCCTGCTGTACGGCCTGCACCACGTCGTGCGCCGGGGCGAGGCGGCGTTCGACGGCGACCTGCCGGCCGAGCGGCACGCGCCGCGCCGGGCGATCCGCATGCTCGACCACTGGGACAACATCGACGTCGACCCCCTGATGGGGCAGGTCGAACGGGGCTACGCGGGCGGCTCGATCTTCTACGCCGACGGCGGGGTGCGCGCCGACCTGGGCCGCGTCGCCGCCTACGCCCGCCTGCTCGGTTCGATCGGTGTCAACCGGGTCGCCCTGAACAACGTCAACGTGCACCGCACCGAGGCGCGGCTGCTGACCGACCTGCTGCCGGACGTGGCACGGCTGGCGGAGGTGTTCCGCCCGCACGGCGTCGCCGTGCACCTGTCGGTGGGCTTCGCCGCCCCGATCACGCTGGGCGGGCTGCCCACGGCGGACCCGCTCGACCCCGCCGTGCGGGAGTGGTGGGAGCGCACGACCGCCGCCGTCTACGCGGCGATCCCCGACTTCGGCGGGTACGTCGTGAAGGCCGACTCGGAGGGCCAACCCGGCCCGTTCGCCTACGGCCGCGACCACGCCGACGGCGCGAACGCGCTGGCCCGCGCCCTCGAACCGCACGGCGGCACGGTGTTCTGGCGCGCGTTCGTCTACGACCACCGCCAGGACTGGCGCGACCGGGGCACCGACCGCGCCCGCGCCGCGCACGACCACTTCGCCCCGCTCGACGGCGCGTTCGACGACAACGTGGTGCTCCAGGTCAAGTACGGGCCGATGGACTTCCAGGTCCGCGAACCCGTCTCCCCGGTGTTCGCGGCGATGCCGGGGACCCGGCTGGCCGCCGAGTTCCAGGTCACCCAGGAGTACACCGGGCAGCAGAAGCACGTGTGCCACCTGGTGCCGCAGTGGTCGGAGGTCCTCGGGTTCGGGCTGCGCGGCGGCGAACCGGTCGCCGACCTGGTCGACGGCGTGGTCGCGGTGTCGAACGTCGGCGACGACGAGTTCTGGACCGGCCACCCGCTGGCGCAGGCCAACCTGTTCGGCTTCGGTCGGCTCGCGTGGGACGACCGCCTCGACCCGGCGGCCGTGCTGGACGAGTGGATCGGCCTGACCTTCGAGGACCCGTCGGTGCGGGGTCCGCTGCACGAGGTCCTGGACGGCTCGTGGCACACCTACGAGCGCTACACCGCCCCGCTCGGCGTCGGCTTCATGGTCAACCCGGGCCACCACTACGGCCCGTCCGTCGACGGCTACGAGTACACGCAGTGGGGCACGTACCACTTCGCCGACCGCGACGGTGTCGGCGTCGACCGGACCCGGGCCACCGGCACCGGGTTCACCGGCCAGTACCCGGCCCCGTGGCGCGAGGTGTACGAGTCGGTCGGGAGCTGCCCGGACGAGCTGCTGCTGTTCTTCCACCACGTGCCCTACGACCACGTGCTGCGCTCCGGGAAGACGGTGGTCCAGCACATCTACGACGCGCACTTCGCGGGTGTCGAGGAGGTGGGCCGGATGCGCGAGGCGTGGGCGACCCTGGAGGGCCGCGTGCCCGCCGCCCTGTTCGACCGCGTCACGGCGCTGCTGGCCGAGCAGGCGCGGTGCGCGACCGAGTGGCGCGACCAGGTGAACACCTACTTCCTCCGCAAGTCCGGCGTCCCCGACGAACGGGGCCGCCGGATCTTCTGA
- a CDS encoding serine/threonine-protein kinase has protein sequence MDEGRLVAGRYRLRTRLGSGAMGVVWQAFDERLGRVVALKQLIVPEGTGSAEAVARAAREGRIAARVQHPNAVTVHDVVEDGGRPVLVMEYVPARTLAEVGVLPPDAAARIGAQVASALAAAHAAGVVHRDVKPGNVLITSDGTAKISDFGIARAVGDVAVTRTGLLAGTPAYLSPEVARGAEPGPASDVFALGATLYAAVEGRPPFGEGGNTIALLHTVAAGRFDPPRNAGPLTGALMEALRTDPTTRPDMARFADLLRSPASPATPASSSSPASSAPPAVPTPPATRLDLPVPPVGPSRRRPVLIGVTALVVVGGVVLAVLLAARNDDAAAGGAPTSSGTTTSTTTSETEGEVTADRLQQTVADYYALLPDDTDGAWAMLGPGMREQGREKYDEAWEAVRDLAVTTPPEATGPDHVTVGLRYTGEDDERIAETRGLMLAEVDGTLLIVAEEVLSSERVEEGGGDDEGEGGRRGKDKEEKGRKGEG, from the coding sequence GTGGACGAGGGGCGGTTGGTGGCGGGGCGCTACCGGCTGCGCACGAGGCTCGGTTCGGGCGCCATGGGCGTGGTCTGGCAGGCGTTCGACGAGCGGCTCGGTCGGGTCGTCGCGCTCAAGCAGCTCATCGTGCCGGAGGGCACGGGGTCTGCGGAGGCGGTCGCCCGCGCCGCCCGCGAGGGGCGGATCGCCGCGCGGGTGCAGCACCCGAACGCCGTCACCGTGCACGACGTGGTCGAGGACGGAGGCCGACCGGTCCTGGTCATGGAGTACGTGCCGGCGCGCACGCTGGCCGAGGTGGGCGTGCTGCCGCCGGACGCGGCCGCGCGGATCGGGGCGCAGGTCGCCTCGGCGCTGGCCGCCGCCCACGCGGCCGGCGTCGTGCACCGCGACGTGAAGCCGGGCAACGTCCTGATCACCTCGGACGGCACGGCGAAGATCAGCGATTTCGGCATCGCCCGCGCGGTCGGCGACGTGGCCGTCACCCGGACCGGCCTGCTCGCGGGCACGCCCGCCTACCTGTCGCCCGAGGTCGCCCGGGGCGCCGAACCGGGCCCGGCGTCCGACGTGTTCGCGCTCGGCGCCACCCTGTACGCGGCGGTCGAGGGACGGCCCCCGTTCGGCGAGGGCGGCAACACCATCGCGCTGCTGCACACCGTGGCCGCCGGCCGCTTCGACCCGCCCCGCAACGCCGGGCCGCTGACCGGCGCGCTGATGGAGGCGCTGCGCACCGACCCGACGACCCGGCCCGACATGGCCCGGTTCGCCGACCTGCTGCGCTCCCCCGCTTCCCCTGCTACGCCCGCTTCCTCCTCTTCACCTGCTTCCTCCGCTCCACCGGCTGTCCCCACTCCCCCGGCGACGCGTCTCGACCTGCCCGTGCCGCCGGTCGGCCCGTCGCGCCGCCGCCCGGTGCTGATCGGCGTGACCGCCCTCGTCGTCGTGGGCGGCGTCGTCCTCGCCGTCCTGCTCGCCGCGAGGAACGACGACGCCGCGGCCGGCGGTGCCCCGACGTCGAGCGGCACGACGACCTCGACGACCACGTCCGAGACCGAGGGCGAGGTGACCGCCGACCGGCTCCAGCAGACCGTGGCCGACTACTACGCCCTGCTGCCGGACGACACCGACGGCGCGTGGGCGATGCTCGGCCCCGGCATGCGGGAGCAGGGTCGGGAGAAGTACGACGAGGCGTGGGAGGCCGTGCGGGACCTCGCCGTGACGACGCCGCCCGAGGCGACCGGCCCGGACCACGTCACCGTGGGGTTGCGGTACACCGGCGAGGACGACGAGCGGATCGCCGAGACCCGGGGCCTGATGCTCGCCGAGGTCGACGGCACCCTGCTCATCGTGGCCGAGGAGGTGCTGTCGTCGGAGCGCGTCGAGGAGGGTGGCGGCGACGACGAGGGCGAGGGCGGGCGGCGCGGCAAGGACAAGGAGGAGAAGGGCAGGAAGGGCGAGGGCTGA
- a CDS encoding LamG-like jellyroll fold domain-containing protein has translation MPPAARRLSALFLALLLTPVLALPATADPSATADPVGDTPSATAAPPAHGLKGEYFRMSAPGARDFAELGGATLDPNVDFSDLTGTFQQLTGRTEHTTARWTGRLTAPATGDYTFHAIGDNGFRLFLDEAPVIDHWVGDWEVEQHSAPVHLVAGQEHAFRMELFQDVGGATMRLRWSTPTLAKQAVPESAFLPPADFPVYPVGLTVSRDGNTLEADFDQRVTNLGDLEPHLEVEVDTVPFPLESVAVDRRDRTKVVVRLGARVQAPQRVRVTYDGNGGLVVGAETVPRVIRTATNASTHRLRTPWGEEVDKDKPLPEYPRPQQERDDWLNLNGQWEFTGATADQQPPFGRRLPERITVPYPVESQLSGLERHEDHMFYRRQFEVPRDWKVGRGERLKLNFGAVDHHARVWVDGTPVAEHTGGYTAFTADITDALRGGGKHELIVAVTDTTGDNQPIGKQSRNPGGIVYTPSSGIWQTVWLEPVPDRSIDDVKTTPDITRGTLAVRVSSTTASANARVTAVARDERGRKVGSVTGKPNADLTLPVPNPHLWSPGDPYLYDLDVTLEDGRSRDEVESYFGMRSIGVRNVAGFPKLVLNGEPVFSLAMLDQGFWPDGLNTAPSDEALAWDIKAQKDLGFNALRKHIKVEPARWYHHADKLGMLVWQDFVNVNVTNETGQQAFLTEGRRTMEQLHDSPSIIGWVVFNEGWGEWDREETGRITESVRAADPSRVVNAHSGVNCCASKGDSGKGDVIDHHDYTNTDPAWPDATRVAMDGEHGGFTLRTPGHQWPGAPAVIYSGVADKAALTAKYVSNTETFYLDAAGAELSGSVYTQITDVETELNGMWTYDRREIKVDPGPVREINRRVVAAGAAAAERTYDGKGTWSLDGDGTDASGAGNPVSPTGDAAWTTGVRGRALKLDGDGDYAQTAGPVLDTTGSYSVSAWVTVDSLPGNYATAVSQDGRRVENPFYLQYGQGRWAFSVPGGRRATLAATPEPGRWYHLVGVRDEAAGETRLYVDGVRAAAIPIGPDEVSTGPLAIGRAKYAGARGDFWHGSIDEVRAVDRALTDAEVAEQHAAR, from the coding sequence ATGCCCCCTGCCGCGCGCCGGCTGTCCGCCCTGTTCCTCGCACTCCTGCTCACCCCCGTCCTCGCCCTGCCCGCGACCGCCGACCCGTCCGCGACCGCCGACCCCGTGGGCGACACCCCGTCCGCGACCGCCGCGCCGCCCGCGCACGGCCTCAAGGGCGAGTACTTCCGGATGTCCGCACCCGGCGCTCGCGACTTCGCCGAACTCGGCGGCGCCACGCTCGACCCGAACGTCGACTTCTCCGACCTGACCGGCACGTTCCAGCAGTTGACCGGTCGCACGGAGCACACCACCGCCCGCTGGACCGGCCGCCTCACCGCGCCCGCCACCGGCGACTACACCTTCCACGCCATCGGCGACAACGGCTTCCGCCTGTTCCTCGACGAGGCCCCGGTCATCGACCACTGGGTCGGCGACTGGGAGGTCGAGCAGCACAGCGCGCCCGTCCACCTCGTCGCGGGCCAGGAGCACGCCTTCCGGATGGAGCTGTTCCAGGACGTCGGCGGCGCCACCATGCGCCTGCGCTGGTCCACCCCGACGCTGGCCAAGCAGGCCGTGCCCGAGTCGGCGTTCCTGCCGCCCGCGGACTTCCCGGTCTACCCGGTCGGCCTCACCGTGTCCCGCGACGGGAACACCCTGGAGGCCGACTTCGACCAGCGCGTCACGAACCTCGGCGACCTCGAACCGCACCTCGAGGTCGAGGTGGACACGGTGCCGTTCCCGCTGGAGTCCGTCGCCGTGGACCGCCGCGACCGCACCAAGGTCGTCGTGCGGCTCGGCGCCCGCGTGCAGGCCCCGCAGCGCGTCCGCGTCACCTACGACGGCAACGGCGGCCTGGTCGTCGGCGCCGAGACCGTGCCGCGGGTCATCCGCACCGCGACCAACGCCTCCACCCACCGGCTCAGGACGCCCTGGGGCGAGGAGGTCGACAAGGACAAGCCGCTGCCCGAGTACCCGCGCCCGCAGCAGGAGCGCGACGACTGGCTCAACCTCAACGGCCAGTGGGAGTTCACCGGCGCCACCGCCGACCAGCAGCCCCCGTTCGGCCGCCGGCTGCCCGAGCGGATCACCGTGCCGTACCCGGTGGAGTCCCAGCTGTCCGGGCTGGAGCGCCACGAGGACCACATGTTCTACCGCCGGCAGTTCGAGGTGCCGCGCGACTGGAAGGTCGGCCGCGGCGAGCGGCTCAAGCTCAACTTCGGCGCGGTCGACCACCACGCCCGGGTCTGGGTCGACGGCACCCCGGTCGCCGAGCACACCGGCGGCTACACCGCGTTCACCGCGGACATCACCGACGCCCTGCGCGGCGGCGGCAAGCACGAGCTGATCGTCGCGGTCACCGACACCACCGGCGACAACCAGCCCATCGGCAAGCAGTCCCGCAACCCCGGCGGCATCGTCTACACCCCGTCCTCCGGGATCTGGCAGACCGTGTGGCTGGAGCCCGTGCCCGACCGGTCGATCGACGACGTGAAGACCACGCCGGACATCACCCGCGGCACCCTCGCCGTCCGCGTGTCGTCCACGACGGCGTCCGCGAACGCCCGGGTCACCGCCGTCGCCCGCGACGAGCGGGGCAGGAAGGTCGGCTCCGTCACCGGCAAGCCCAACGCCGACCTGACCCTGCCCGTGCCGAACCCGCACCTGTGGAGCCCCGGGGACCCGTACCTCTACGACCTCGACGTGACGCTGGAGGACGGCCGCAGCAGGGACGAGGTCGAGAGCTACTTCGGCATGCGCTCCATCGGCGTGCGGAACGTGGCGGGCTTCCCGAAGCTCGTCCTCAACGGCGAACCGGTGTTCTCGCTGGCCATGCTGGACCAGGGCTTCTGGCCGGACGGCCTGAACACCGCGCCCAGCGACGAGGCCCTCGCCTGGGACATCAAGGCCCAGAAGGACCTCGGCTTCAACGCGCTGCGCAAGCACATCAAGGTCGAACCCGCCCGCTGGTACCACCACGCCGACAAGCTCGGCATGCTGGTGTGGCAGGACTTCGTGAACGTCAACGTCACGAACGAGACCGGGCAGCAGGCGTTCCTCACCGAGGGCCGGCGCACGATGGAGCAGCTGCACGACTCGCCGTCGATCATCGGCTGGGTCGTGTTCAACGAGGGCTGGGGCGAGTGGGACCGCGAGGAGACCGGCCGGATCACCGAGTCGGTGCGGGCCGCGGACCCGTCGCGCGTCGTCAACGCGCACAGCGGTGTCAACTGCTGCGCGTCGAAGGGCGACTCCGGCAAGGGCGACGTGATCGACCACCACGACTACACCAACACCGACCCGGCGTGGCCGGACGCCACCCGCGTGGCGATGGACGGCGAGCACGGCGGGTTCACCCTGCGCACGCCCGGCCACCAGTGGCCCGGCGCCCCGGCCGTGATCTACAGCGGCGTCGCCGACAAGGCGGCGCTGACCGCGAAGTACGTGTCGAACACGGAGACCTTCTACCTCGACGCGGCCGGCGCGGAGCTGTCCGGCTCGGTCTACACGCAGATCACCGACGTGGAGACCGAGCTGAACGGCATGTGGACCTACGACCGGCGTGAGATCAAGGTCGACCCCGGCCCCGTGCGCGAGATCAACAGGAGGGTGGTCGCGGCCGGCGCAGCGGCGGCCGAGCGCACCTACGACGGCAAGGGCACGTGGTCGCTCGACGGCGACGGCACCGACGCGAGCGGCGCCGGGAACCCGGTCTCGCCCACCGGCGACGCGGCGTGGACGACCGGCGTGCGCGGCCGGGCGCTGAAGCTCGACGGCGATGGCGACTACGCCCAGACCGCCGGGCCGGTGCTCGACACCACCGGGTCCTACTCGGTGTCCGCCTGGGTGACCGTGGACTCGCTGCCGGGCAACTACGCCACCGCCGTCAGCCAGGACGGCAGGCGGGTGGAGAACCCGTTCTACCTCCAGTACGGGCAGGGCAGGTGGGCGTTCAGCGTGCCGGGCGGCAGGCGGGCCACGCTGGCCGCCACGCCGGAGCCCGGACGCTGGTACCACCTGGTCGGCGTGCGCGACGAGGCCGCGGGCGAGACGCGCCTGTACGTGGACGGGGTGCGGGCCGCCGCCATCCCGATCGGCCCGGACGAGGTGAGCACCGGACCGCTGGCCATCGGGCGCGCCAAGTACGCCGGGGCGCGCGGGGACTTCTGGCACGGCTCGATCGACGAGGTCCGCGCCGTGGACCGCGCCCTGACCGACGCGGAGGTGGCGGAGCAGCACGCCGCCCGGTAG